In a genomic window of Sulfuriferula nivalis:
- the pyrR gene encoding bifunctional pyr operon transcriptional regulator/uracil phosphoribosyltransferase PyrR: MNLPSANSLIAQLAATIKPTLTSNTVLVGMHTGGVWAAEHLHPLLDGNMPHGSLDISFYRDDFERIGLHAQVKPTRLPFEVEGRDILLVDDVLYTGRSVRAAMNALFDYGRPAKIRLAVLIDRVGDRQLPIAADFVGAALHVPGHQHIHLVRDGDLQLDLKLVDIS, from the coding sequence ATGAACTTACCTAGCGCAAACAGTTTAATCGCGCAGCTTGCCGCCACTATTAAGCCTACTCTAACCAGCAATACCGTGTTGGTCGGTATGCATACTGGAGGGGTATGGGCGGCGGAGCACTTACATCCTTTACTGGACGGAAACATGCCGCATGGCAGTTTGGATATTTCATTTTACCGGGATGATTTTGAGCGTATAGGCTTGCATGCACAGGTAAAGCCTACCCGTTTGCCATTTGAGGTTGAAGGCCGAGATATTTTGTTAGTAGATGATGTGCTTTATACAGGCCGTTCAGTGCGTGCTGCGATGAATGCTTTGTTTGATTATGGTCGTCCTGCGAAAATTCGACTGGCTGTGCTAATAGACCGGGTTGGCGACCGGCAATTGCCGATTGCTGCCGATTTTGTCGGTGCGGCATTGCACGTACCTGGTCATCAGCATATACATCTGGTGCGTGATGGTGACTTACAACTTGATTTGAAATTAGTGGATATCTCATGA
- a CDS encoding aspartate carbamoyltransferase catalytic subunit, giving the protein MTINPQLNADGSLRHLLTIDGLPRAILTHILDTAEGFISVSEQEVKKVPLLRGKAIFNLFFEPSTRTRTTFEIAAKRLSADVINLNINASSQSKGETLLDTVDNLAAMQADMFVVRHAQSGAAHMIARHVAPHIHVVNAGDGRHAHPTQGLLDVFTIRKYKGEFHNLRVAIVGDVLHSRVARSQIHALTTLGVPEVRVIAPKTLLPVGVEQMGVHVYHDMLQGLKDVDVVIMLRLQNERMRGARLPSSQEYFKYYGLTQEKLALARPDAIVMHPGPMNRGVEIDSSVADGKQSVILPQVTYGIAVRMAVMSILAGN; this is encoded by the coding sequence ATGACGATTAACCCTCAACTTAATGCTGACGGCAGCTTGCGGCATTTATTGACTATAGACGGGCTGCCACGTGCGATTTTGACGCATATTCTTGATACTGCTGAGGGTTTTATTTCAGTGAGTGAGCAGGAGGTTAAAAAAGTACCTTTGTTGCGCGGCAAGGCAATTTTTAATTTGTTTTTCGAACCTTCGACACGGACACGTACGACTTTTGAAATCGCAGCAAAGCGACTTTCGGCAGACGTCATTAACCTTAATATCAACGCATCCAGCCAAAGTAAGGGCGAGACCTTGCTGGATACGGTGGATAATTTAGCTGCCATGCAAGCTGATATGTTTGTTGTGCGGCATGCACAATCGGGTGCAGCACATATGATTGCGCGGCATGTGGCGCCACATATACACGTGGTAAATGCAGGCGATGGTCGTCATGCGCATCCCACCCAGGGATTGCTGGATGTGTTTACCATCCGTAAATACAAGGGTGAGTTTCATAACCTGCGTGTCGCTATTGTTGGTGATGTACTGCATTCGCGTGTTGCACGTTCACAAATCCATGCGCTGACTACACTGGGCGTGCCTGAAGTGCGTGTCATTGCCCCTAAAACGCTATTGCCTGTCGGTGTTGAGCAAATGGGTGTGCATGTGTATCACGACATGCTGCAAGGGTTGAAAGACGTGGACGTGGTAATCATGTTGCGTTTGCAAAATGAACGTATGCGTGGTGCGCGCCTGCCCAGCTCGCAAGAGTATTTCAAATACTACGGTCTGACTCAGGAAAAACTGGCGTTAGCGCGTCCAGATGCCATCGTTATGCATCCAGGTCCTATGAACCGTGGTGTGGAAATTGACTCATCTGTCGCAGATGGCAAACAGTCTGTGATATTGCCACAGGTGACCTATGGTATCGCTGTACGTATGGCGGTCATGAGCATATTGGCGGGGAACTAA
- a CDS encoding dihydroorotase, giving the protein MKIKISNGRVIDPKTQFDSIADVYIAAGKIVSIGAMPAGFQANRVIDATNQIVCPGLVDLAARLREPGFEYRATLESEMNAACAGGVTSLACPPDTDPPLDEPGLVEMLKFRAKNLNQARVYPIGALTQKLEGLRLTEMAELRDAGCVGFSQADAPISDTQVLVRALEYASTFGFTVWLRPEDAYLAKGGVAHDGFVATRLGLPAIPVSAETVAVATILLLVRETNARVHLCRLSSAQGVDMVRRAKAEGLNISCDVSINHLHLSEMDIGYFDPNYHLSPPLRSTRDREAIRAGLADGTIDALCSNHTPVDDDAKQMPFAEAEAGATGLELLLPLALKWAQDQGVSLANALARITHHPAQILGLDAGHLTVGQVADVCIFNPESRWQVIPANLRSQGKNTPFLGYEMQGAVTFTLVDGQVVFEAKK; this is encoded by the coding sequence ATGAAAATAAAAATTAGTAATGGGCGTGTTATAGACCCTAAAACACAATTCGACAGTATTGCTGATGTCTATATCGCGGCTGGAAAAATAGTGAGTATCGGTGCAATGCCAGCAGGTTTTCAGGCTAATCGTGTGATCGATGCGACGAATCAGATTGTTTGTCCCGGTCTGGTTGACCTGGCTGCGCGATTACGTGAGCCAGGTTTCGAATATCGCGCAACGCTTGAGTCGGAAATGAATGCTGCGTGTGCAGGTGGCGTGACCAGCCTGGCTTGCCCACCAGATACTGATCCGCCATTAGACGAGCCCGGCTTGGTTGAGATGCTGAAGTTTCGTGCTAAAAATCTGAATCAGGCGCGTGTTTATCCTATCGGAGCGTTGACACAAAAACTGGAAGGTTTGCGACTCACTGAGATGGCTGAATTGCGTGATGCAGGTTGCGTCGGCTTTTCCCAAGCTGATGCACCCATAAGTGATACGCAAGTATTGGTACGCGCACTGGAATATGCTTCGACGTTCGGATTTACTGTGTGGTTGCGTCCAGAAGATGCCTACCTTGCTAAAGGTGGGGTTGCGCATGACGGATTCGTCGCAACACGGCTGGGTTTGCCGGCTATTCCTGTGAGTGCAGAAACAGTTGCAGTTGCGACTATCTTGCTGCTGGTGCGAGAAACCAATGCGCGAGTGCATTTGTGTCGATTATCCTCAGCGCAGGGGGTTGATATGGTGCGTCGTGCGAAAGCGGAAGGGCTGAATATCAGTTGCGACGTCAGTATCAACCACTTGCATTTGTCGGAAATGGACATCGGTTATTTCGATCCTAACTATCATCTGAGCCCACCGTTACGTTCTACCCGTGACCGTGAAGCAATACGTGCAGGTCTGGCGGATGGAACGATAGATGCGCTGTGCTCGAATCACACACCTGTCGATGATGATGCCAAACAAATGCCATTTGCCGAAGCTGAAGCCGGTGCGACCGGGCTGGAGTTGTTGTTGCCGCTGGCATTGAAGTGGGCGCAGGATCAGGGTGTAAGTTTGGCCAATGCGCTAGCGCGTATCACGCATCATCCTGCACAAATACTGGGTCTGGATGCGGGGCACTTAACTGTTGGGCAGGTTGCAGATGTGTGTATTTTCAACCCTGAATCTCGTTGGCAAGTTATTCCGGCTAATCTCAGAAGTCAGGGTAAAAACACCCCGTTTCTGGGTTATGAAATGCAAGGTGCGGTAACGTTTACTTTGGTTGATGGGCAAGTGGTGTTTGAGGCGAAAAAATAA
- a CDS encoding dynamin family protein has translation MSNLSLSEQFEQYSAWREQLSTQIGHYRQWLTNEEISDWQIDLRLQHLIDRLAEDKLNVAFVAEFSRGKSELINAIFFADYKKRLLPSTAGRTTMCPTELLYDGSRPPSIQLLPIATRAGNVTTTEYKRYPDEWTTIPLDVDSADSMLETLQRVSETQRVSKDEAEKFGLYRAQDADSLLTVDAEGMVEIPRWRHAIINFPHPLLEKGLVILDTPGLNAIGTEPELTLNLLPNAHAIIFILAADTGVTKSDIEVWRSHIAPMQGGHRGRLVVLNKIDSQWDELKTQDAIDAEIQGQVVSCANLLGLENKQIYPVSAQKGLLAKINNDHELLVKSRLLELEHALSDELIPSKQDIVRENTAGEMDDLMTSTRGLLGARMNNIDEQLLELTGLRGKNEEVVQHMMAKVEEEKAHFERGLQQFQALRSVFSQQSNVLFSHLGMERIKAEVRDTRIAMEKSRFSAGLRSAMNGFFSKVDENITHSATQIEEIKEMMAAMYKKFSSEHGLTEVTPPTYSTFKYKKEMDRLEKTYNEHFNTLLNMLTNEQYTLTAKFFETLASRVVNIYEVANREADSWLKAVMAPMETQVREHQMQLRRRLESIKRIHKATDTLEDRIAELEEMRHNIDKQLEALNRLESDIKHALIASLSKVQAIAA, from the coding sequence ATGTCCAACTTAAGTTTATCCGAACAATTCGAACAATATAGCGCTTGGCGTGAACAGCTTTCTACCCAGATCGGGCATTATCGGCAATGGCTGACCAACGAAGAAATCAGTGACTGGCAAATTGACCTGCGTTTGCAACACCTGATAGATCGTCTGGCTGAAGACAAGCTTAACGTTGCGTTTGTTGCTGAGTTTTCACGTGGCAAATCCGAATTAATTAATGCAATCTTTTTTGCTGATTACAAAAAACGTCTATTGCCTTCGACTGCTGGCCGCACCACCATGTGCCCGACCGAATTGCTCTACGATGGCAGCCGCCCTCCATCCATACAGTTACTGCCTATCGCCACACGCGCAGGCAATGTAACCACCACCGAATACAAACGTTACCCTGACGAATGGACAACCATACCATTAGATGTAGATTCAGCAGACTCCATGCTGGAAACATTACAGCGCGTCAGTGAAACCCAGCGTGTCAGCAAAGATGAAGCCGAAAAATTCGGCCTGTACCGTGCACAGGATGCGGACTCGTTATTGACTGTAGATGCTGAAGGCATGGTAGAAATTCCACGCTGGCGCCATGCGATTATCAATTTTCCACATCCTTTGCTGGAAAAGGGATTGGTCATTCTTGACACACCAGGGCTGAATGCGATTGGTACAGAACCAGAACTGACATTAAACCTGCTGCCTAACGCTCACGCGATTATTTTCATACTGGCGGCCGATACTGGCGTCACCAAATCTGACATTGAAGTATGGCGCAGCCATATTGCACCTATGCAAGGTGGACATCGTGGCCGTTTAGTCGTACTCAACAAAATTGATAGCCAGTGGGATGAACTCAAAACCCAGGATGCTATAGATGCTGAAATTCAGGGTCAAGTCGTCAGCTGTGCCAATCTGTTAGGGTTGGAAAACAAGCAAATTTATCCAGTTTCTGCACAGAAAGGTCTGTTGGCGAAAATCAACAATGACCACGAGCTATTGGTAAAAAGCCGTTTGCTAGAACTGGAACATGCACTCAGCGACGAGCTCATCCCGTCCAAACAAGACATCGTGCGCGAAAATACTGCCGGTGAAATGGATGATCTGATGACCAGCACGCGCGGCCTGCTTGGCGCACGCATGAACAATATAGACGAACAACTGCTGGAACTGACAGGCTTGCGCGGTAAAAATGAAGAAGTCGTGCAACACATGATGGCCAAGGTAGAAGAAGAAAAAGCGCACTTTGAACGTGGTCTGCAACAATTCCAGGCATTACGCAGCGTATTTTCACAACAATCAAATGTCCTGTTCAGCCACTTAGGTATGGAACGGATCAAAGCCGAAGTCCGTGACACGCGCATAGCCATGGAAAAAAGTCGCTTCAGTGCCGGATTACGCAGCGCCATGAATGGTTTCTTCTCCAAAGTCGATGAAAATATCACTCACTCAGCGACTCAAATCGAAGAAATCAAGGAAATGATGGCTGCGATGTACAAAAAATTCAGCAGTGAGCACGGCTTGACCGAGGTGACACCACCGACCTATTCCACCTTTAAATACAAGAAGGAAATGGACAGACTGGAAAAAACCTACAACGAGCATTTCAACACCTTGCTCAATATGCTGACCAACGAACAGTACACACTCACGGCCAAATTCTTTGAAACGCTGGCGAGTCGTGTAGTGAACATCTATGAAGTCGCTAATCGTGAAGCCGACAGCTGGCTGAAAGCAGTGATGGCACCGATGGAAACGCAAGTACGTGAACACCAAATGCAGTTACGTCGCCGCCTGGAAAGCATCAAACGCATCCACAAAGCCACTGACACACTGGAAGACCGCATTGCGGAGCTGGAAGAAATGCGCCATAACATCGACAAGCAACTTGAAGCACTGAATCGTTTGGAAAGTGATATTAAACACGCTTTGATTGCATCACTTAGCAAAGTTCAAGCTATCGCAGCCTGA
- the mutM gene encoding bifunctional DNA-formamidopyrimidine glycosylase/DNA-(apurinic or apyrimidinic site) lyase codes for MPELPEVETTRRGLLPHVVGHTIQQIVVRNPKLRWPVPENLPQLTQLQTIQALSRRGKYLLVQLDHGTILIHLGMSGSLRILDSATPAGVHDHIDIVLQNQQCIRLRDPRRFGAVLWAENNPLNHALLVNLGVEPLTDDFNGDYLYMKSRGRSSSIKSFIMDSHHVVGVGNIYANESLFHAGIHPELAAGKISRPRYVRLVESIKNTLEKAITAGGSTLRDFVGSDGASGYFQQQYFVYGRTDLTCHQCGQLIRHLRQNQRSTFYCAQCQKK; via the coding sequence ATGCCTGAATTACCAGAAGTAGAAACCACACGCCGTGGCTTATTGCCACATGTTGTCGGGCACACCATACAACAGATCGTCGTGCGCAACCCCAAACTGCGCTGGCCAGTACCGGAAAATCTGCCACAACTTACTCAGTTGCAAACTATACAGGCGTTAAGCCGGCGCGGTAAATATTTACTCGTCCAATTAGACCACGGCACCATATTGATACATCTTGGCATGTCAGGCAGTTTGCGCATACTAGACAGCGCTACGCCCGCAGGAGTTCATGATCATATCGATATTGTGCTGCAAAATCAGCAATGCATACGCCTGCGTGATCCGCGCCGATTCGGTGCGGTATTATGGGCAGAAAACAACCCACTGAATCACGCTTTACTGGTGAATTTAGGCGTAGAGCCACTCACGGATGATTTTAACGGCGACTATTTATATATGAAATCACGTGGCCGCAGCAGCTCGATTAAAAGCTTTATCATGGACAGTCATCACGTAGTTGGTGTCGGCAATATCTACGCTAATGAATCACTGTTCCACGCTGGTATCCACCCCGAACTCGCAGCAGGAAAAATTAGCCGCCCCCGTTATGTACGCTTAGTTGAATCTATCAAAAACACGCTGGAAAAAGCCATCACGGCAGGCGGTAGCACTTTACGTGATTTTGTTGGTAGTGATGGTGCATCAGGTTATTTCCAGCAGCAATATTTCGTCTATGGCCGCACCGACCTAACCTGTCATCAATGTGGGCAATTGATACGCCATTTACGTCAAAACCAGCGCAGTACTTTTTATTGTGCTCAGTGTCAGAAAAAATAG
- a CDS encoding TolC family protein produces the protein MKFNRNLIYVLSCLAFAAQAADEGLKLQSSSMLSMDPFATHDKVAANVTGYIQHDCVLPAGAMNLLDVVNTALCNNPQTRSAWASAQVAAGQLGSAQSSYLPSVNGTANLSRDRSLLTGLNTTNRSFGLSLNYLLFDFGTRSAQRDAALASLDAANRNQDQAVNSVYLAVVQAYYQYFASQAQVTSLVEAEKSAKLSLDAATGRYQAGVNTRADVLQAQTAYSQAQLNRLRAEGDMRVAQGVLTNAVGLDADQSLNLTPPADDLALKNLTGNVRDLIVQAQQQRPDLQAAAAQLRAAQAQVRLNEAAGMPTLSLIGSTNYQDNGSINGTGNSIGLAVNVPIFTGFNSAYKIRTAQAQVLVQQAQQAQLSNQVALDVWRAWQNLATESNALKASADLVVSATASNDMALGRYRAGVGNILDVLNAQASLASARSQQIQAQYNLRIAKVALAQAVGRLDE, from the coding sequence ATGAAGTTTAACCGAAATTTAATTTATGTATTGAGTTGTCTCGCATTCGCGGCACAGGCTGCGGATGAGGGCTTGAAATTGCAGTCGAGTAGTATGTTAAGCATGGATCCATTTGCCACGCACGATAAAGTTGCGGCGAATGTGACGGGTTATATCCAGCATGATTGCGTGTTGCCGGCAGGCGCAATGAATTTGCTTGATGTGGTCAATACAGCACTTTGTAATAATCCACAAACACGCAGCGCATGGGCGAGCGCGCAAGTTGCCGCGGGGCAGTTGGGTAGTGCGCAGAGTAGCTATTTGCCTAGCGTAAATGGTACAGCTAATCTCAGTCGAGATCGTAGCCTGTTAACAGGATTGAATACTACTAATCGCAGCTTTGGTTTATCACTTAATTACCTGTTGTTTGATTTTGGTACACGTAGTGCACAACGCGATGCGGCATTGGCTAGCCTGGATGCAGCTAACCGAAATCAGGATCAGGCTGTAAATAGCGTTTATCTCGCGGTGGTGCAGGCGTATTACCAGTATTTTGCAAGTCAGGCACAAGTGACCTCGTTGGTTGAAGCAGAAAAATCTGCCAAGTTGAGTCTGGATGCAGCTACTGGACGTTATCAAGCAGGGGTGAACACTCGGGCTGATGTGTTGCAAGCCCAAACTGCTTACAGTCAAGCGCAACTCAATCGCCTCCGTGCTGAAGGTGACATGCGTGTGGCGCAGGGTGTGTTGACTAATGCGGTGGGTCTGGACGCAGATCAGTCACTGAATTTAACGCCACCTGCTGATGATTTGGCACTAAAAAATCTTACTGGTAATGTGCGCGATTTGATTGTTCAAGCACAGCAACAGCGTCCCGATTTGCAAGCTGCAGCCGCGCAACTGCGTGCTGCACAAGCCCAGGTGCGACTCAATGAAGCAGCTGGTATGCCTACGCTGTCACTGATAGGCAGCACTAATTACCAAGATAATGGCAGTATTAACGGTACAGGTAACAGTATCGGTTTAGCGGTGAACGTGCCGATTTTTACCGGATTCAATTCCGCCTACAAGATACGTACAGCTCAGGCGCAAGTGTTGGTTCAGCAAGCGCAGCAAGCGCAGTTAAGTAATCAGGTAGCGCTAGATGTATGGCGTGCATGGCAAAATTTAGCGACTGAATCGAATGCGCTTAAAGCCAGTGCTGATCTGGTTGTGAGTGCGACTGCTTCAAATGACATGGCGTTGGGTCGTTATCGAGCCGGGGTAGGCAATATTCTGGACGTGCTTAATGCGCAGGCTAGTTTGGCGAGTGCGCGTAGTCAGCAAATTCAAGCGCAATATAATTTGCGTATTGCCAAGGTTGCACTGGCGCAAGCGGTAGGGCGGCTGGATGAGTAA
- a CDS encoding efflux RND transporter periplasmic adaptor subunit, with amino-acid sequence MKLSKSAWIIAVLVLAGGAYVYVQGKNAKPAMDRYRLAEVVRGDLVRNVSANGTLNPVVLVNVGTQVSGVVKALHVDYNQKVKAGQILLELDPALLQAQIAQSSANVTRAQAALKLAQTLAMRQHNLLKLDYVARQDVDQADDVVAGARAQLAVAQAQLVRDQTNLAYSVIRSPVSGTVIDRSVDVGQTVAASFQTPTLFKIGQDLSKMQIDTTVAEADVGGIKVGQPARFTVDAFPDRNFEGKVRQIRLNPTSQQNVVTYDVVVAVDNPDFVLLPGMTAYVNIEIDRRNNVLLVPNAALRFKPTEETDKSADKPHRPAGTGVYVLQAGKPVAIKLQSGMTDNKQTEVVSGALAAGNEVIVGDKQAEQNDKSKQTQRLF; translated from the coding sequence ATGAAATTAAGTAAGTCAGCGTGGATTATCGCGGTGTTAGTTCTGGCGGGTGGTGCTTATGTGTATGTGCAAGGTAAGAATGCCAAGCCAGCTATGGATCGTTATCGGTTGGCAGAAGTGGTGCGTGGTGATCTGGTGCGTAATGTTTCGGCGAATGGTACGTTAAACCCGGTTGTTCTGGTTAATGTGGGTACGCAGGTTTCAGGGGTGGTGAAGGCATTGCATGTGGATTACAACCAGAAAGTTAAGGCTGGGCAAATACTGCTGGAGCTGGATCCCGCATTATTACAGGCGCAAATTGCGCAAAGCAGTGCCAATGTGACTCGTGCGCAAGCTGCTTTGAAGCTGGCGCAAACGCTGGCTATGCGCCAGCATAATTTATTAAAACTGGATTACGTAGCGCGTCAGGATGTTGATCAGGCTGACGATGTAGTAGCGGGTGCCCGCGCACAGCTGGCAGTAGCGCAGGCGCAATTAGTGCGTGATCAGACTAATTTGGCTTATAGCGTCATCCGTTCGCCTGTTTCTGGGACGGTGATAGATCGTTCTGTCGACGTGGGGCAAACGGTTGCAGCAAGTTTCCAGACGCCGACTTTGTTTAAGATTGGTCAGGATTTGAGCAAAATGCAAATTGATACCACCGTTGCGGAAGCGGACGTGGGCGGGATTAAAGTCGGGCAGCCTGCACGTTTTACTGTTGATGCATTCCCGGATCGCAATTTTGAAGGCAAGGTGCGACAAATACGTCTTAATCCTACCAGTCAGCAAAATGTGGTGACTTATGATGTAGTGGTTGCCGTGGATAACCCGGATTTTGTGCTGCTTCCTGGTATGACGGCTTATGTCAATATTGAAATTGATCGGCGTAATAATGTGTTACTTGTGCCAAATGCGGCGTTACGCTTTAAGCCCACGGAAGAAACCGACAAGTCGGCCGATAAACCACATCGTCCAGCGGGTACGGGTGTGTATGTATTGCAGGCAGGTAAGCCGGTGGCCATCAAGCTCCAGTCTGGCATGACGGATAATAAGCAGACCGAAGTGGTGAGTGGCGCTCTGGCTGCGGGTAATGAGGTAATCGTGGGCGACAAACAGGCTGAACAGAACGATAAATCTAAGCAAACGCAGCGATTATTCTAA
- a CDS encoding ABC transporter ATP-binding protein: protein MSHVIEVKQLGKDYATEAGVFVALKSVDLTISSGEFVAIMGPSGSGKSTLMNLLGCLDYPSRGEYKLDGEDVSKLSSDALAALRNRVIGFVFQGFNLLPRLNVRDNVALPMLYKGTSGSERKQRADEMLAQVGLAGLGDRHPNQLSGGQQQRVAIARALTNTPRLILADEPTGNLDSHTSDEVMRLFTELNSTGITVIIVTHEADVAKYAQRLVRFKDGEMVYDGKPEGDLS from the coding sequence ATGAGCCATGTAATAGAGGTTAAGCAGTTAGGCAAGGATTATGCGACCGAGGCGGGTGTGTTTGTTGCGTTGAAATCGGTGGATTTGACTATATCCTCAGGAGAGTTTGTTGCCATCATGGGGCCGTCTGGTTCCGGCAAGTCTACTTTGATGAATCTGCTCGGCTGTCTGGATTATCCCAGTCGTGGCGAATACAAACTGGATGGCGAAGATGTGTCTAAATTGTCATCTGATGCGCTGGCGGCTTTGCGTAACCGTGTTATAGGTTTTGTATTCCAGGGTTTTAATTTGTTGCCGCGTTTGAATGTGCGCGATAACGTGGCATTGCCTATGCTCTACAAGGGCACCAGTGGCAGTGAGCGCAAACAGCGCGCTGATGAAATGTTGGCGCAAGTTGGGTTGGCTGGCTTGGGCGATCGTCACCCCAATCAACTTTCAGGTGGGCAACAACAGCGCGTGGCTATTGCGCGTGCTTTAACTAATACGCCACGACTGATACTGGCGGATGAGCCTACGGGCAATCTTGATAGTCATACCAGCGATGAAGTCATGCGTTTATTTACTGAACTGAACAGCACTGGCATTACTGTCATCATCGTTACGCATGAAGCTGATGTTGCCAAATATGCCCAGCGGTTGGTGCGGTTCAAGGATGGCGAGATGGTTTACGATGGCAAACCAGAAGGTGATTTATCTTGA
- a CDS encoding ABC transporter permease, protein MNPVAMLAESWRAIIANRMRSFLTMLGMIIGVAAVVLMLAIGQGAQNAINSTISSMGSNLFIVLSGATTSGGQRMGLGTSPTLTMSDAAALAELPNVTAAAPVQPGTAAAVYAGNNWSTSVSGVTPDYLQVRNWVVASGFAFTDADVRGAARVAILGQTVVDNLFGDENPIGKTMRINRSPFTVVGVLEPKGQSLDGRDQDDVIIVPVTTAQRKLFGSQFPGTVRFIMAQASTAEAMPAVEKEMNELLRARHRVAADADADFSVRNLSAMAEASAAATRIMSYVLGAIASISLIVGGIGIMNIMLVSVTERTREIGIRIAIGARHRDILLQFLLEAITISLIGCLIGVGLGMGGAWAVQKLAGFPVVVTFDIALLAFSVAAGVGIFFGFYPARRAALMNPIDALRYQ, encoded by the coding sequence ATGAATCCGGTTGCTATGCTGGCTGAGTCGTGGCGTGCGATTATTGCTAATCGTATGCGTTCATTTTTAACTATGCTAGGGATGATAATCGGCGTGGCTGCGGTGGTGCTGATGCTGGCCATCGGGCAAGGCGCGCAAAATGCGATCAACTCCACCATCAGTTCTATGGGAAGTAATCTGTTTATCGTACTGTCGGGTGCTACAACCTCCGGTGGACAGCGTATGGGGCTGGGTACTTCGCCGACGCTTACCATGAGCGATGCTGCTGCGCTGGCGGAATTGCCTAATGTCACAGCCGCGGCACCCGTTCAGCCAGGCACAGCTGCGGCAGTTTATGCGGGCAATAACTGGAGTACTTCGGTCAGTGGTGTGACCCCCGATTATTTACAGGTACGCAACTGGGTGGTCGCCTCGGGATTCGCGTTTACTGATGCTGATGTGCGTGGTGCTGCCCGTGTGGCTATCCTCGGACAAACCGTAGTGGATAATTTGTTCGGCGATGAAAATCCCATAGGCAAAACCATGCGTATCAATAGAAGCCCTTTTACAGTTGTTGGTGTGCTCGAACCTAAAGGCCAAAGTCTGGATGGGCGTGATCAGGATGATGTCATTATTGTTCCTGTGACTACGGCGCAGCGTAAGCTGTTCGGCAGCCAATTCCCGGGAACTGTTCGGTTTATTATGGCGCAAGCCAGCACGGCTGAAGCGATGCCAGCCGTTGAGAAAGAAATGAATGAGTTGCTGCGTGCCCGCCATCGTGTTGCAGCAGATGCCGATGCGGATTTCAGCGTGCGTAACCTTTCTGCCATGGCAGAGGCTAGCGCAGCCGCAACACGCATCATGTCATATGTGCTGGGTGCGATTGCTTCCATTTCGTTGATTGTTGGCGGTATTGGCATTATGAATATCATGCTGGTATCCGTAACCGAACGTACGCGGGAAATCGGCATACGCATCGCCATCGGCGCGCGTCACCGAGATATTTTGCTGCAGTTTTTGTTAGAGGCGATCACCATTTCCCTCATAGGTTGTTTAATCGGCGTAGGTTTGGGGATGGGTGGTGCGTGGGCGGTGCAAAAACTGGCGGGATTCCCCGTGGTAGTGACGTTTGACATTGCCTTGCTCGCATTTAGTGTGGCTGCGGGTGTGGGTATATTTTTCGGATTTTATCCTGCACGCAGGGCGGCTTTGATGAATCCGATTGATGCGTTGCGTTATCAGTAA